One window from the genome of Synergistaceae bacterium encodes:
- a CDS encoding ABC transporter ATP-binding protein, producing MSVFKADRIGLRVGGLQIVDDFSLEMEEKQLYAIIGPNGAGKTTVFNMLTGIYQPTSGIIYVGSKAMTGCKPFEFTAAGLARTFQNIRLFSQATVLDNVKMAYTRSTDYGFVNTLFRSGKYHSEEKRITDEAMHLLEMFGLQDRRDYFSRNLPYGEQRKLEIVRALATEPRLLLLDEPAAGMNPNEIDDIMQLICRVNTELGKTILMIEHHMKLVMRIAQYIKVLDFGVTIAEGTPEQVQNNPKFIEAYLGGGRSL from the coding sequence ATGAGCGTGTTTAAAGCGGACCGCATCGGGCTGCGGGTTGGCGGCCTGCAGATTGTGGACGATTTCAGCCTTGAGATGGAGGAGAAACAGCTTTACGCCATCATCGGCCCGAACGGCGCCGGCAAAACGACGGTGTTCAATATGCTCACCGGCATTTACCAGCCCACCAGCGGCATAATCTACGTGGGCAGCAAAGCCATGACGGGCTGTAAACCCTTCGAGTTCACCGCTGCGGGCCTGGCGCGCACGTTTCAAAATATCCGCCTGTTCAGTCAGGCGACCGTGCTGGACAACGTTAAAATGGCCTACACCCGCAGCACGGACTATGGTTTCGTCAACACGCTCTTCCGCTCCGGAAAATATCACAGCGAAGAGAAGCGCATCACCGACGAGGCGATGCATCTGCTTGAAATGTTTGGTTTGCAGGACAGGCGCGACTATTTTTCGCGAAACCTCCCCTACGGCGAACAGCGCAAACTGGAGATCGTGCGCGCGCTGGCGACGGAGCCCAGGCTCCTGTTGCTGGATGAACCCGCGGCCGGCATGAACCCCAACGAAATCGACGACATCATGCAACTCATTTGTCGCGTCAACACTGAGCTCGGCAAGACGATCCTCATGATCGAACATCACATGAAGCTGGTCATGCGTATCGCCCAATACATCAAAGTCCTCGACTTCGGAGTGACAATCGCGGAAGGGACGCCGGAGCAGGTCCAAAACAATCCAAAGTTCATAGAGGCCTATCTCGGAGGTGGACGCAGCTTATGA
- a CDS encoding ABC transporter ATP-binding protein, translating to MLEVKDLQVSYGTIKAVRGIDFCLEEGEIVTLIGSNGAGKTTTLRTITGLEKASRGSIIFKGRDITNKPPHQIVGWGITHIPEGRRIFTNLTVMENLKMGANLRRDPAGVKRDMDEVFDRFPRLRERRNQPSLTLSGGEQQMLAVGRAMMTRGELVVLDEPSMGLAPLIIDEIFRVIQTMNRNGATILLVEQNAYMALNIASRAYVLETGKISLSGSAQELLTDPRVKEAYLGS from the coding sequence ATGCTCGAAGTGAAGGATCTGCAGGTCAGCTACGGCACGATCAAAGCGGTCAGGGGAATCGACTTCTGTCTCGAAGAAGGCGAGATCGTAACCCTGATCGGCTCCAACGGCGCGGGCAAAACAACGACGCTGCGCACGATCACGGGCTTGGAAAAGGCTTCCCGCGGATCGATTATATTCAAGGGCAGGGACATCACGAACAAGCCGCCGCACCAGATCGTCGGCTGGGGCATCACGCACATTCCCGAAGGCCGCCGAATCTTCACGAACCTGACCGTCATGGAAAACCTGAAGATGGGCGCAAACCTGCGCAGGGACCCCGCGGGCGTCAAAAGAGACATGGACGAAGTGTTTGACCGATTTCCCCGCCTCAGAGAACGCCGCAACCAACCCTCTCTGACGCTCTCCGGCGGAGAACAGCAGATGCTCGCCGTGGGGCGCGCGATGATGACCAGGGGCGAGCTTGTCGTGCTGGACGAACCCTCTATGGGGCTTGCACCGCTGATTATCGACGAAATCTTTCGCGTCATTCAGACCATGAACAGAAACGGCGCCACGATCCTGCTCGTCGAGCAAAATGCGTACATGGCGCTGAACATCGCCAGTCGGGCCTACGTTCTGGAAACCGGCAAAATCAGTCTCTCCGGCTCCGCGCAGGAACTTTTAACCGATCCGCGTGTGAAGGAAGCCTATCTGGGCAGCTGA